One Streptococcus sp. S1 DNA window includes the following coding sequences:
- a CDS encoding glycoside hydrolase family 1 protein, whose product MYQFPKDFLWGSSTSGPQTEGRLAQDGKGDNLWDYWYRIEPNRFYQGQEPDKTSTFYEHWEEDLDLLLETGHTAFRTSIQWSRIFPEGRGEINQAGVDFYRRVFEKIKEKGIHLLVNLYHFDLPMALQEQGDGWENKETAYAYQEYARFCFKTYGDLVDQWITFNEPIVPVEFGYFYDAHFPHKVDAAAAVKVAYHTQLASSLAVKACHEVDPNYRIGIVLNLTPAYPRSQHPADVKAARIAELFQAKSFLDPSVLGHYPEELVEILRERDLLPDYDPFELRLIEENTVDYLGVNYYQPLRVAAPRYAPNPASPLLFEQFYEPYVMPGRKINPHRGWEIYEQGLYDIAQNIKENYGNIEWILTENGMGVEGEEKFRKDGVIQDDYRIDFVKDHLRELHRAIQDGANCKGYLIWTFIDCWSWLNGYKNRYGLVELELESQKRTLKKSGHWFKELSQANGFKD is encoded by the coding sequence ATGTATCAATTTCCAAAGGATTTTTTATGGGGAAGTTCGACCTCGGGCCCTCAAACGGAAGGACGTCTAGCCCAGGATGGAAAGGGAGACAATCTCTGGGATTACTGGTATAGGATCGAGCCCAACCGCTTTTATCAAGGGCAAGAACCGGACAAAACATCGACTTTTTATGAACACTGGGAAGAAGATTTGGACCTCTTGTTAGAAACTGGCCACACGGCCTTTCGGACCTCTATTCAGTGGTCACGTATTTTCCCAGAAGGACGAGGAGAGATCAATCAAGCAGGCGTTGATTTCTACCGGCGTGTCTTTGAAAAGATCAAAGAAAAAGGGATTCACCTCTTGGTCAACCTCTATCATTTTGATTTACCGATGGCTCTTCAAGAGCAAGGGGATGGTTGGGAAAATAAAGAAACCGCCTATGCTTACCAGGAATATGCGCGTTTTTGTTTCAAGACCTATGGGGATCTGGTCGATCAGTGGATCACCTTTAATGAACCCATTGTCCCTGTGGAGTTTGGTTATTTTTATGATGCCCATTTTCCTCATAAGGTAGACGCAGCAGCAGCAGTAAAAGTAGCCTACCACACCCAGTTAGCAAGCTCTCTAGCAGTGAAGGCCTGTCACGAGGTGGATCCTAATTACCGTATCGGGATTGTGCTCAATTTGACACCAGCCTATCCTCGGAGCCAGCATCCAGCAGATGTGAAAGCTGCGCGCATTGCCGAGCTCTTTCAAGCCAAATCCTTCTTAGATCCATCTGTTCTTGGTCATTATCCTGAAGAATTAGTGGAGATCCTACGGGAGCGTGATCTCTTACCAGATTATGATCCCTTTGAATTGCGCTTGATTGAGGAAAATACAGTGGATTACCTAGGGGTTAACTATTACCAACCACTCCGTGTGGCGGCTCCTCGTTATGCTCCAAATCCAGCATCTCCCCTACTCTTTGAGCAATTTTATGAACCTTATGTTATGCCAGGGCGCAAGATCAATCCCCACCGTGGTTGGGAAATCTATGAGCAAGGTCTGTATGACATTGCCCAAAATATCAAGGAAAACTATGGCAATATCGAGTGGATCCTGACCGAAAACGGGATGGGGGTTGAAGGAGAGGAAAAATTCCGAAAAGATGGAGTGATCCAAGACGACTACCGGATTGACTTTGTTAAAGATCATCTTCGTGAGCTCCACCGGGCTATTCAAGATGGTGCCAACTGTAAAGGCTATTTGATCTGGACCTTTATTGACTGCTGGTCATGGCTCAATGGCTATAAGAACCGCTATGGTTTAGTTGAGTTGGAGCTTGAAAGTCAAAAACGAACCCTCAAAAAATCCGGCCATTGGTTTAAAGAACTAAGCCAAGCCAATGGATTTAAAGACTAA
- a CDS encoding SDR family oxidoreductase encodes MIGMTGVTGKLGSYVADLIDQKGIASIHLARSPERAKVYASAEIRRMSYTNTPEVVEALKSIDTLLMVSARENPERVKEHKEFLDAAKLAGVQHIVYTSFYGADEKATFTLSRDHAQTEAYIKELGFTYTILRDNFYLDFLIDMALENGEIRGPAGSGLVSAVARKDTSRVAAEILLNPKEWENQTLNLTGPEDLSMEEIVALLSKETGVAITYVDESVEEAYESRKKWPAQTWEYDAWVSTYTAIKAGEQAGVSTDVEKVLGHPASSLLDILRDRKLIEEKYD; translated from the coding sequence ATGATTGGTATGACAGGTGTAACAGGGAAATTAGGTTCTTATGTAGCTGATCTCATAGATCAGAAGGGAATTGCTTCTATCCATTTGGCAAGAAGCCCAGAGCGCGCAAAAGTTTATGCGTCTGCGGAAATCCGTAGAATGTCGTATACCAATACTCCAGAGGTGGTTGAGGCCTTGAAGAGTATCGATACCTTGTTGATGGTCTCTGCTCGAGAAAATCCAGAGCGTGTCAAGGAGCACAAGGAGTTTTTAGATGCTGCAAAGCTGGCGGGGGTGCAGCATATTGTTTATACCTCCTTTTATGGGGCAGATGAGAAGGCAACGTTTACTTTGTCTCGAGATCATGCCCAGACGGAAGCCTATATCAAGGAGTTAGGATTCACCTATACTATTTTGAGAGATAATTTTTATTTGGATTTCTTGATTGATATGGCACTTGAAAATGGAGAAATTCGCGGTCCGGCTGGTAGTGGCCTGGTATCAGCTGTTGCCCGTAAGGACACATCTAGGGTTGCAGCAGAGATTCTTTTAAATCCTAAGGAGTGGGAAAATCAAACCTTGAATCTGACAGGGCCAGAGGATCTTTCCATGGAAGAAATCGTAGCGCTTCTCTCAAAAGAGACGGGTGTCGCCATCACGTATGTGGATGAATCAGTAGAAGAAGCCTATGAGTCACGGAAAAAATGGCCAGCACAAACTTGGGAGTACGATGCCTGGGTCAGCACCTATACAGCGATTAAAGCTGGGGAACAAGCTGGGGTTTCTACAGATGTCGAAAAAGTCCTAGGGCATCCAGCAAGTAGTTTATTGGATATTCTTAGAGACAGAAAACTTATTGAGGAAAAATATGATTGA
- a CDS encoding gamma-glutamyl-gamma-aminobutyrate hydrolase family protein, with product MKKQPVIGITGNERPFPDDPDANMSYAATGFVEAVKEAGGIPLILPIGDAALAKDYISMIDKLIITGGQNVLPKFYGEEITIDSDDYLLKRDLFELALIEEARAAKKAIFTVCRGTQLYNVALGGTLHQDIEHHWQDNPGQYTSQELVTKDQTVLQEIYGKTSRINSFHHQSIKDLADGLEVIARDPKDDIIEAVQSTDEIRFLGVQWHPELRFDKSPADRKLFEYVVNEL from the coding sequence ATGAAAAAGCAACCAGTGATTGGAATTACAGGAAATGAAAGACCCTTCCCAGATGATCCGGACGCGAACATGAGCTATGCGGCGACTGGTTTTGTCGAAGCGGTCAAAGAGGCAGGAGGGATTCCCTTGATCTTGCCAATTGGAGATGCGGCCTTGGCCAAAGACTACATATCAATGATTGATAAGCTCATCATCACCGGTGGGCAAAATGTCTTGCCCAAGTTTTACGGAGAAGAAATCACCATCGACAGTGATGACTACCTCTTGAAACGCGATCTCTTTGAGTTGGCCTTGATTGAAGAAGCGCGTGCGGCTAAAAAAGCTATCTTTACCGTTTGTCGTGGGACCCAGCTCTATAATGTCGCTCTGGGGGGAACTCTGCATCAAGACATTGAACACCACTGGCAAGACAATCCAGGTCAGTACACCAGCCAAGAGTTGGTGACCAAGGATCAGACGGTCCTGCAAGAGATCTATGGTAAGACCAGTCGCATCAATTCTTTCCATCATCAAAGTATTAAAGACTTGGCAGATGGCTTAGAAGTGATCGCGCGGGATCCGAAAGATGACATCATAGAAGCCGTTCAATCCACAGATGAGATCCGTTTCCTCGGCGTTCAGTGGCATCCGGAACTGCGTTTTGATAAGAGCCCAGCAGATCGAAAACTCTTTGAATATGTCGTGAATGAATTATAA
- the glmS gene encoding glutamine--fructose-6-phosphate transaminase (isomerizing) produces the protein MCGIVGVVGNTNATDILIQGLEKLEYRGYDSAGVFLASEGKSQLVKAVGRIAELSSKAEGVEGTAGIGHTRWATHGKPTEDNAHPHRSETGRFVLVHNGVIENYLEIKEEYLAGHHFKGQTDTEIAAHLIGKFAEEDGLSTLEAFKKALHIIRGAYAFALMDAEDPSIIYVAKNKSPLLIGLGDGYNMVCSDAMAMIRETNQYMEIHDQELVIVKADSVEVQDYDGNVKERDSYTAELDLSDIGKGTYPYYMLKEIDEQPTVMRKLIQAYTDESGQVVVDPAIIKAVQEADRIYILAAGTSYHAGFASKKMLEELTDTPVELGISSEWGYSMPLLSKKPLFIFISQSGETADSRQVLVKANEMGIPSLTVTNVPGSTLSREADMTMLLHAGPEIAVASTKAYTAQIAALAFLAKAVGEANGNEKAKAFDLVHELSIVAQSIESTLSEKEVIDEKVRGLLETTRNAFYIGRGQDYYVAMEASLKLKEISYIQCEGFAAGELKHGTIALIEDGTPVIALLSDPVLASHTRGNIQEVAARGAHVLTIAEENVAKETDDLVLTAVHPYLSPISMVVPTQLIAYFATLHRGLDVDKPRNLAKSVTVE, from the coding sequence ATGTGCGGAATCGTTGGTGTTGTAGGAAATACAAATGCTACTGATATTTTGATTCAAGGACTTGAAAAACTCGAATACCGAGGCTATGACTCTGCGGGTGTTTTCCTGGCTAGTGAAGGCAAGAGCCAATTGGTAAAGGCAGTTGGCCGCATTGCAGAATTGTCGTCTAAGGCAGAAGGTGTCGAAGGGACAGCTGGGATTGGACATACCCGTTGGGCCACTCATGGAAAACCAACTGAGGACAATGCCCACCCACACCGCTCTGAAACAGGTCGCTTTGTTTTGGTCCACAATGGGGTGATTGAAAACTACCTTGAAATCAAGGAAGAATACCTAGCAGGTCACCATTTCAAGGGGCAAACAGATACAGAAATCGCAGCCCACTTGATCGGAAAATTTGCTGAAGAAGATGGCTTATCTACGCTCGAAGCCTTCAAAAAAGCCCTCCACATCATCCGTGGAGCTTATGCTTTTGCTTTGATGGATGCGGAAGATCCAAGCATCATCTATGTGGCAAAAAATAAATCACCACTCTTGATCGGTCTTGGCGATGGCTACAATATGGTCTGCTCTGATGCCATGGCCATGATTCGTGAAACCAACCAATACATGGAAATCCATGACCAAGAGTTGGTGATTGTCAAGGCTGATAGCGTTGAAGTGCAAGACTATGATGGAAACGTCAAAGAACGGGATAGCTACACGGCTGAACTCGACCTTTCTGATATTGGAAAAGGGACTTACCCATACTACATGCTCAAAGAAATCGATGAGCAACCAACTGTCATGCGTAAGTTGATCCAAGCCTATACAGATGAATCTGGTCAAGTAGTGGTAGATCCAGCTATTATCAAGGCTGTTCAAGAAGCGGACCGCATCTATATCCTTGCGGCTGGTACCTCTTATCATGCTGGATTTGCGTCTAAAAAAATGTTGGAAGAGTTGACAGATACCCCAGTAGAACTCGGTATCTCCTCTGAGTGGGGGTATAGTATGCCACTTCTTAGCAAGAAACCACTCTTCATCTTTATCAGCCAATCTGGTGAAACAGCCGATAGCCGCCAAGTATTGGTCAAGGCCAATGAAATGGGCATTCCAAGCTTGACAGTGACCAATGTTCCAGGTTCAACTCTTTCACGTGAAGCAGACATGACCATGTTGCTCCATGCTGGTCCTGAAATTGCGGTAGCTTCTACTAAGGCCTATACGGCTCAAATCGCAGCTCTTGCCTTTCTTGCTAAAGCTGTTGGGGAAGCCAATGGTAATGAGAAGGCCAAAGCCTTTGATTTGGTGCACGAATTGTCTATCGTTGCCCAATCAATTGAATCAACCCTTTCAGAAAAAGAAGTGATCGACGAAAAAGTTCGTGGCTTGTTGGAAACAACCCGCAATGCTTTCTATATCGGACGTGGCCAAGATTATTATGTTGCTATGGAAGCCAGTCTGAAACTAAAAGAAATTTCTTACATCCAATGTGAAGGCTTCGCTGCGGGTGAGTTGAAACACGGGACCATCGCTCTGATCGAAGACGGTACACCGGTCATTGCCCTATTGTCTGATCCAGTCCTAGCCAGCCACACACGTGGGAACATCCAAGAAGTGGCAGCACGTGGGGCTCATGTTTTAACCATTGCAGAGGAAAATGTCGCTAAAGAGACAGATGATTTGGTCTTGACAGCGGTTCACCCTTACCTCTCTCCAATCTCAATGGTGGTGCCGACCCAATTGATTGCCTACTTTGCAACCCTTCATCGTGGGCTCGATGTTGATAAACCACGGAACCTTGCTAAGTCTGTAACAGTTGAATAA
- a CDS encoding transporter substrate-binding domain-containing protein codes for MSKKTWIIGGVAVLAIAGATILGRSLNHANDSKGSTGSNKVTTLKVAHTQNYVPYDFVDEKGESDGYEVAVLKAIDEKLPDYKFEYTGTSDDDLLIGLESGKYDIGTKGAWYTEERAKKFIIPKEPIGASIIGFTVRKEDADKYKNIDDFAKEKGKLVPISPQNAQWNVIKEYNEKHKDQQIELTAAESFKVADAYAWVLEGRYDAFFDIKLSFEKAVTDKDGSYHQYADKLSWFAYKGIPTYPLIHKDKKNEKFAEAYSKAIKELEKDGTLAKLSKKYFGEDVFSYVDKEK; via the coding sequence ATGAGTAAAAAAACATGGATTATCGGTGGGGTGGCAGTACTTGCCATTGCAGGTGCAACCATTCTTGGACGGAGCTTGAACCATGCAAACGACAGCAAAGGCTCAACAGGATCGAACAAGGTAACAACCTTGAAAGTAGCCCACACTCAAAACTATGTACCGTATGATTTCGTCGATGAAAAAGGGGAATCTGATGGCTATGAAGTAGCCGTTCTCAAAGCCATTGATGAAAAACTACCGGACTACAAGTTTGAGTACACTGGAACAAGTGATGACGATCTCTTGATCGGTCTAGAATCTGGTAAATACGATATCGGAACCAAAGGAGCTTGGTATACCGAAGAACGTGCCAAGAAATTTATCATTCCAAAAGAACCAATTGGAGCAAGTATCATCGGATTTACCGTACGAAAAGAAGATGCGGATAAATACAAGAACATCGATGACTTCGCCAAAGAAAAAGGAAAATTGGTTCCAATTTCACCACAAAATGCACAATGGAATGTTATTAAAGAATACAATGAAAAACATAAGGACCAGCAAATCGAATTAACAGCTGCGGAATCTTTCAAAGTCGCAGATGCCTATGCTTGGGTGCTTGAAGGACGTTACGATGCCTTCTTTGATATCAAACTTTCCTTTGAAAAAGCTGTCACAGATAAAGATGGTTCTTATCACCAATATGCGGACAAACTGAGCTGGTTTGCCTACAAAGGAATTCCAACTTACCCATTGATCCATAAGGATAAGAAAAACGAAAAATTTGCGGAAGCCTACAGCAAGGCTATCAAAGAATTAGAAAAAGATGGCACACTTGCTAAATTGTCGAAAAAATATTTCGGTGAAGATGTCTTCAGTTATGTAGATAAAGAGAAATAA
- a CDS encoding MarR family winged helix-turn-helix transcriptional regulator translates to MDKMQGGYQALQIRLLNGRLFQKLLSKEPDAQYRSEQGKILTILWKQELGCATATDIALATGLANNTLTSMVKKLEEQGLVTIQPCTQDKRKKYISLTDLGWAQKEIGDRVSKELGEIFYQGFSDQEIREFEAYQERIITNLKAKESEL, encoded by the coding sequence ATGGACAAGATGCAAGGGGGATACCAAGCTTTACAGATACGCTTATTGAACGGGCGACTTTTTCAAAAACTCTTGAGCAAGGAACCAGATGCCCAATACCGAAGTGAACAGGGGAAAATTTTAACGATTTTGTGGAAGCAAGAGTTGGGGTGCGCTACTGCGACAGATATCGCTCTTGCGACGGGTCTAGCCAATAATACATTGACCAGTATGGTTAAGAAATTGGAAGAACAAGGTTTGGTTACGATTCAACCTTGCACGCAGGATAAAAGGAAAAAATATATTTCTTTGACAGACCTTGGTTGGGCGCAAAAAGAAATCGGTGACCGTGTCAGCAAAGAACTGGGAGAGATTTTTTACCAAGGCTTTTCGGATCAAGAAATCCGAGAATTTGAAGCCTATCAAGAGCGTATTATCACAAATCTAAAAGCTAAAGAGAGTGAATTATAG
- a CDS encoding ATP-binding cassette domain-containing protein yields MIEYKHVVLRYTEKDILKDVNLRIENGEFMVLVGPSGSGKTTMIKMVNRLLEPTDGNIYMDGKRIKDYDERELRLSTGFVLQAIALFPNLTVAENIALIPEMKGWSKEQIASKTEELLAKVGLPAADYAHRLPSELSGGEQQRIGIVRAIIGEPKILLMDEPFSALDAISRKQLQTLTKELHRELGMTTIFVTHDTDEALKLGDRIAVLQEGEIVQVADSETILAQPANDFVADLFGGAHHV; encoded by the coding sequence ATGATTGAATACAAACATGTAGTCTTGCGCTACACGGAAAAGGACATTTTGAAAGATGTCAATCTCCGCATTGAAAATGGAGAATTTATGGTACTAGTGGGTCCTTCGGGATCTGGAAAAACCACCATGATCAAGATGGTCAACCGTCTCTTGGAGCCGACAGATGGCAATATCTATATGGATGGAAAACGCATTAAGGACTACGATGAACGGGAGTTACGTCTCAGTACTGGCTTTGTCCTTCAGGCTATTGCCCTATTTCCAAACTTGACCGTTGCTGAAAATATAGCTCTGATTCCTGAGATGAAGGGCTGGAGCAAGGAGCAAATCGCTTCGAAAACAGAAGAACTCTTGGCCAAGGTGGGGCTTCCTGCGGCAGACTATGCTCATCGGTTACCAAGCGAGTTATCTGGTGGAGAGCAACAACGGATTGGCATTGTGCGAGCTATCATTGGGGAACCAAAGATTCTATTGATGGACGAACCTTTTTCGGCCTTGGATGCCATCTCCCGTAAGCAGTTGCAAACTCTTACCAAAGAATTGCACAGAGAATTAGGTATGACCACTATTTTTGTGACCCATGACACAGACGAGGCTTTGAAATTAGGCGACCGGATTGCAGTACTGCAAGAAGGAGAGATTGTACAGGTAGCGGATTCTGAGACTATTCTTGCCCAGCCAGCCAACGACTTTGTCGCAGATCTATTTGGAGGTGCTCACCATGTCTAA
- a CDS encoding uroporphyrinogen decarboxylase family protein: MSSKRELVLKAFKGEAVDRVPVGFWHHFTTEEEWLKGFSNPEIIEKNLNGHKNFLHKVKPDFVKLMSDGYFAYPNPAIHKGLENISDLAGIEPLGADHPWITEQVELVKKIRAGFEEDIVAIYNIFAPVTYFKWLVGEVSGGDDLIANFIDQDAATLKKVLDTIGQDIASLSQRIIKEAGADGIYLSVQSIQDARVTQEVYKNIIAPSELHVLEAANEAGGVNILHICGYEGARNDIHLFTDYPAQVINWAVGPEGISLAEGREIFGGRTVLGGFENGKTGLLYTGDKAAIQAETKRIIAETGTTGLVIGADCTIPSDIDEERIEWVREAAAE, from the coding sequence ATGTCATCAAAAAGAGAATTAGTCTTAAAAGCTTTCAAAGGAGAAGCAGTTGACCGTGTGCCAGTTGGATTTTGGCATCATTTTACAACAGAAGAAGAATGGTTGAAAGGATTTTCTAATCCGGAAATTATTGAAAAAAACCTCAATGGCCATAAAAACTTCCTTCACAAGGTCAAACCAGACTTTGTCAAACTCATGAGTGATGGTTACTTTGCTTATCCAAATCCAGCCATTCACAAAGGCCTTGAAAATATCTCTGACTTAGCAGGGATTGAACCACTCGGAGCAGATCATCCATGGATCACAGAGCAAGTAGAGCTCGTTAAAAAAATCCGTGCTGGTTTTGAAGAAGACATTGTGGCTATCTACAATATCTTTGCTCCGGTGACCTACTTCAAATGGTTGGTCGGAGAAGTTTCAGGAGGAGATGACTTGATCGCCAACTTCATCGATCAAGATGCAGCAACTCTTAAAAAAGTATTGGATACGATTGGCCAAGATATTGCAAGTTTGAGCCAACGAATCATCAAAGAAGCAGGGGCAGACGGGATCTACCTCAGTGTTCAAAGCATCCAAGATGCGCGGGTTACACAAGAAGTCTATAAAAACATTATTGCACCGAGTGAACTCCATGTCTTAGAGGCAGCCAATGAAGCCGGTGGCGTAAATATTCTTCATATCTGTGGCTACGAAGGAGCTCGCAATGATATCCATCTCTTTACAGACTATCCAGCCCAAGTCATTAACTGGGCAGTCGGACCAGAAGGAATCAGCCTAGCAGAAGGACGCGAAATCTTCGGTGGACGCACTGTTCTAGGTGGCTTTGAAAATGGCAAAACTGGTCTTCTCTACACAGGAGACAAGGCTGCGATCCAAGCAGAAACCAAGCGCATTATCGCAGAAACAGGAACGACAGGCTTGGTCATTGGTGCCGATTGTACCATTCCAAGTGACATTGATGAAGAACGAATCGAATGGGTTCGTGAAGCTGCAGCAGAATAA
- a CDS encoding ABC transporter permease/substrate-binding protein has protein sequence MSKLLATFQERFGDWLAALGQHLQLSLLTLLLAIFLAVPLAIYLSIHKRTSNWVLQLAGIFQTIPSMALLGLFIPIMGIGTLPSLTALVIYAIFPILQNTITGLQGIDPSLEEAGIAFGMTKWERLKKFEIPLAMPVIMSGIRTAAVMIIGTATLAALIGAGGLGSFILLGIDRNNASLILIGALSSAFLAIAFNLLLKWMEKAKLRTIFAAFAVMVIGLGASYTPSLLPKAKKENLVIAGKLGPEPEILANMYKILIEKNTDMTVTVKPNFGKTTFLYEALKKGDIAIYPEFTGTVTESLLKPAPQVSHDPEAVYKAARDGIKRQDDLALLKPMAYQNTYAVAVPKKIAQEYGLKTISDLKKVEGQLRAGFTLEFNDREDGNKGLQKIYGLNLQVSTMEPALRYQAIQSGDIQITDAYSTDAELARYDLVVLEDDKQLFPPYQGAPLMKEALLKKHPELEAVLNKLAGEITADQMSQMNYQVGVEGKPAAKVARDFLVKEGLIKN, from the coding sequence ATGTCTAAACTACTTGCAACCTTTCAAGAACGCTTTGGGGACTGGCTCGCTGCACTGGGGCAACATTTGCAACTGTCATTACTGACCTTGCTCCTTGCGATTTTTCTGGCTGTTCCTCTAGCTATTTATTTGAGTATCCACAAAAGAACAAGCAACTGGGTTTTACAGCTAGCTGGGATCTTCCAGACCATTCCTTCCATGGCTCTTTTGGGCCTCTTCATTCCTATTATGGGAATCGGGACGCTTCCGTCCTTAACAGCTCTTGTCATCTATGCCATTTTCCCCATCCTTCAAAATACCATCACCGGTTTACAGGGGATTGATCCAAGCCTTGAAGAAGCAGGAATCGCCTTTGGGATGACCAAGTGGGAGCGACTCAAGAAGTTCGAGATTCCCTTGGCCATGCCCGTCATTATGTCTGGGATTCGCACGGCAGCCGTGATGATTATTGGGACAGCTACCCTAGCTGCCTTGATTGGAGCTGGGGGACTCGGTTCCTTTATCCTCCTAGGGATTGACCGCAATAATGCCAGTCTGATTTTGATCGGTGCCCTATCTTCTGCCTTCTTAGCCATCGCATTTAACCTTCTTCTCAAATGGATGGAAAAGGCCAAATTGCGGACCATCTTTGCAGCCTTTGCTGTGATGGTTATTGGATTAGGAGCTTCTTATACGCCAAGTCTTCTTCCCAAAGCGAAAAAAGAAAATCTGGTCATTGCTGGGAAGTTGGGTCCTGAACCTGAAATTCTCGCCAATATGTATAAGATCTTGATCGAGAAAAATACGGATATGACAGTGACTGTCAAACCGAATTTTGGGAAGACCACCTTCCTCTATGAAGCTCTAAAAAAAGGGGATATCGCTATCTATCCAGAGTTTACAGGTACGGTGACCGAAAGTCTCCTCAAGCCGGCACCACAAGTCAGTCATGATCCAGAAGCAGTCTACAAAGCTGCTCGAGATGGGATCAAGCGACAAGACGACCTAGCCTTGCTCAAACCTATGGCTTATCAAAATACCTATGCTGTTGCAGTGCCTAAGAAGATTGCCCAAGAGTATGGACTCAAGACTATTTCAGATTTGAAAAAGGTGGAAGGACAACTCAGGGCAGGCTTTACTCTTGAGTTTAACGACCGAGAGGACGGAAACAAAGGCTTGCAGAAGATCTATGGTCTCAACTTACAAGTCTCCACCATGGAGCCAGCCCTTCGCTACCAGGCGATCCAGTCTGGGGATATTCAAATAACGGATGCCTACTCAACAGATGCTGAACTTGCTCGTTATGACCTGGTGGTCCTTGAAGATGACAAGCAACTTTTTCCACCTTATCAAGGGGCGCCCCTCATGAAAGAAGCTCTTCTTAAGAAACATCCCGAATTAGAAGCTGTTCTCAATAAGTTGGCGGGTGAAATCACAGCAGACCAAATGAGTCAGATGAACTACCAAGTCGGAGTAGAAGGTAAGCCTGCTGCTAAAGTAGCGCGTGACTTTTTGGTAAAAGAAGGGTTGATAAAAAATTAA